One genomic segment of Catalinimonas alkaloidigena includes these proteins:
- a CDS encoding SixA phosphatase family protein: protein MVKKLFLGRHAESAEAVAGIKDIERDLTAKGYRDAPRVGKYLFEQNLLPDTVISSSAQRAKATAELMAEQLKYELHKINFSDDLYNASVRTLLKVVNEEQSTCNHLILLAHNPAISYLAEYLSNENIGSIVAGGMIILNFDIGSWEEVSEGNGEFYMYIQPDQIIF, encoded by the coding sequence ATGGTTAAGAAATTGTTTTTAGGGCGCCATGCCGAGTCTGCTGAAGCAGTAGCTGGTATCAAAGATATAGAAAGAGATCTTACTGCCAAAGGGTATCGCGACGCTCCCCGTGTAGGGAAATACCTGTTTGAACAAAATTTACTACCCGATACAGTAATCAGCAGCAGTGCTCAACGTGCTAAGGCTACCGCAGAACTTATGGCAGAGCAATTGAAATATGAATTGCACAAAATTAATTTTTCAGATGATCTATATAATGCTTCTGTGCGCACCCTGCTCAAGGTGGTGAATGAAGAACAAAGTACATGTAATCACCTCATACTGCTTGCTCACAACCCTGCAATCTCCTACTTGGCCGAATATCTCAGCAACGAAAATATAGGAAGCATAGTAGCAGGGGGTATGATTATTCTGAACTTTGATATAGGTAGCTGGGAAGAAGTTTCCGAAGGTAATGGTGAATTCTATATGTACATTCAACCCGATCAGATTATTTTTTAA
- a CDS encoding phage holin family protein: MIIELLVNAVAVFLAAYLLQGVEVKSFWSAILTAVVLAIVNAVIKPIMIFLTIPVTIITFGLFLLVINALMLMLVDAILPGLKIKNFWWALIFGIVLSIINAILSWIIL; encoded by the coding sequence ATGATTATAGAGTTACTTGTGAATGCGGTAGCGGTATTTTTAGCTGCTTACTTACTTCAAGGCGTTGAAGTAAAAAGTTTCTGGAGCGCTATTCTTACTGCTGTCGTACTGGCCATCGTAAATGCAGTCATCAAGCCTATTATGATTTTCCTTACTATTCCGGTTACGATAATCACCTTTGGCTTATTTTTACTGGTAATCAACGCACTCATGCTAATGCTGGTGGATGCGATACTTCCCGGTCTAAAAATTAAAAACTTCTGGTGGGCACTCATCTTTGGGATTGTTCTCTCAATCATTAATGCGATTTTGTCCTGGATTATCTTATAA
- a CDS encoding VTT domain-containing protein, protein MDVDYLLWLKPIYDEPYLVYAIYTVSEVLFGIIPPEIFMIWGLRSSNLNTYIEVVILLTLISFLAGVIGFLIGKYLEHTQFFKLFKKKVFGKYEKYLYHYGAFIIIVAALTPLPFSGVSMLVGSVEFPLRKYAIFAQARFIRFLVYSYVIWEVNML, encoded by the coding sequence GTGGATGTAGATTACTTACTATGGCTCAAACCCATATATGATGAGCCTTATTTGGTATATGCTATTTACACTGTTTCTGAGGTGCTTTTTGGAATCATACCCCCTGAAATATTTATGATTTGGGGGCTTAGAAGCAGCAACCTTAATACATATATTGAAGTTGTAATTCTCCTTACATTGATTTCTTTTCTGGCCGGAGTGATCGGTTTTTTGATAGGTAAGTACCTGGAGCATACCCAGTTTTTTAAGCTTTTTAAGAAAAAAGTATTCGGTAAGTATGAAAAATACTTATATCACTATGGTGCTTTTATCATCATTGTAGCTGCACTAACGCCACTGCCCTTTTCAGGCGTAAGTATGTTGGTGGGAAGTGTAGAATTCCCCCTTCGTAAGTACGCCATATTTGCCCAGGCTCGTTTTATCAGGTTTTTAGTATATTCATACGTGATCTGGGAAGTAAATATGTTATAG